The nucleotide sequence CCCCTGCAGGCGGTGGTGCGGGCATGGTGCTACGTGCCGACGTGCTGGAAAAGGCGATCATGGATGCACGCCAAGGCACCAAGGGGTTGCTCCGCTGGTCTATCTGTCCCCGCGTGGGCGCCGCTTTGATCAGGCGATGGCGCGCGATTGGGCGCGGATGGATGGCGTTACGATGCTCTGTGGCCGATTTGAGGGTGTCGACGAGCGGGTGCTGCACCACTTTGGCATTCAGGAAGTCAGCCTGGGTGATTTCGTCATGACCGGGGGCGAGATTGCCGCGCAAGCCATGATAGATGCGACTGTCCGTCTATTGCCAGGGGTGTTGGGCAATGCAGAAAGCGCGGTTGAAGAGAGCTTTTCATCAGGCCTATTGGAACATCCGCAGTTCACCAAGCCAGCGTCATGGCAGGGCCATCCCATCCCCGAGATCTTGTTGTCGGGCAACCATGCCAAGATCGCGGAATGGCGCCGCGAGATGGCCGAAAAGATCACACGGGATCGACGTCCTGATCTTTGGGAAAAATTGGCCAAGAAATAAGAGCCCCAACGCCCTTATGCGACCAAAAACCCTTGATCCGCTAGGGGCATCCGCTTATACGGCAGCATTCCCGGCCAGCCTCGCTGATTCCGGGTGTTGGTTTATGGAACCGTCTGGATATTGAGCGTACCTTCGTTGGTGCACCCCTCACCAGTCAGGCCGGGTAACCACAACAAAGAAATGATGACGCATCTCTGGCGGGCAGGACACTGGACCCGGTAACGACACAGAGCTCTGGGCCACGCAAATGAACATTGCGGACAACCGCAAGTATGAAAAGGAGCGTTTCAGATGGACCTGATCGCAGAACTCGAAGCGGAACAAGTCGCCGCACTTGGGGCGAAAATCCCCGACTTTAAAGCGGGTGACACCATCCGCATCGGTTACAAAGTGACCGAAGGCACACGCAGCCGTGTGCAGAACTACGAAGGCGTGTGCATCGCCCGCAAGAACGGCAAAGGCATTGCCGGGTCTTTCACAGTGCGCAAGATTTCCTTTGGCGAAGGTGTGGAGCGTGTTTTCCCGCTGCACTCCACTAACATCGACAGCATCACCGTGGTTCGCCGTGGTCGCGTGCGTCGCGCCAAACTGTACTATCTCCGGTCACGTCGTGGTAAGTCCGCACGTATCGCAGAGGTCACCAACTACAAAGCGCCCAAGGGCGCTGAAGCGTAAGGATCACACCGATGAAAAAAGATACGCATCCAGACTACCACATCATCGACGTCAAAATGACCGATGGCACCGTGGTGCAGATGAAATCCACATGGGGCAAGGAAGGCGACACAATGGCGCTGGATATTGACCCCTCTGTGCACCCTGCATGGAACGGTGGCTCCACCCGTCTGATGGACGCTGGCGGCCGTGTGTCCAAGTTTAAGAACAAATATGCGGGTCTTGGTTTCTAAGATACCTCGCACTGATGAAAATCAAAACGCCGCTCCGACTTCGGGGCGGCGTTTTGTTTTGACTTTGATGGACGTAAGGTGGATCAAG is from Yoonia sp. GPGPB17 and encodes:
- the rplS gene encoding 50S ribosomal protein L19, translated to MDLIAELEAEQVAALGAKIPDFKAGDTIRIGYKVTEGTRSRVQNYEGVCIARKNGKGIAGSFTVRKISFGEGVERVFPLHSTNIDSITVVRRGRVRRAKLYYLRSRRGKSARIAEVTNYKAPKGAEA
- the rpmE gene encoding 50S ribosomal protein L31 gives rise to the protein MKKDTHPDYHIIDVKMTDGTVVQMKSTWGKEGDTMALDIDPSVHPAWNGGSTRLMDAGGRVSKFKNKYAGLGF